The following nucleotide sequence is from Streptomyces brevispora.
ATCCATATCACTCGGCTTCGCATCATCGTTTATTCGTCTATGTGGCTGAACTTTTCTTGTTTCATGGTCAGTTGGATGGTGAAGGGCCGTACCCTTCACCCGTGAACCACTTGACGTCCCGCGTTTGTGAAGCCCCGCCGCTCACGGAAGAGGCCCTGCCCGGCACGCTGCCCGAAGCCCTGCGCGCCGAGCTGATCGCCTTCCGGCGCGATCTGCACATGCACCCCGAGCTGGGCAATCAGGAGTTCCGCACCACCGCGGCCATCAAGGCCCGGCTGGAGCTGGCGGGCCTCGAGCCCCGGGTGCTCGCCTCCGGGACCGGTCTCATGTGCGACGTGGGGACGCGGGACGGGGCGACGCGGCCCATGCTGGCGCTGCGCGCCGACATCGACGCGCTGCCGATCCCGGACACCAAGGCGGGCGTCCCGTACCGCTCCACCGTGCCCGACCGGGCGCACGCCTGCGGGCACGACATCCACACCGCCATCGTGCTCGGCGCCGGCCTCGTGCTCGCCGGGCTCGACCGGCAGGGGCTGCTGCCCAACCCCGTGCGGCTGATCTTCCAGCCGGCCGAGGAGGTGCTGCCCGGCGGAGCGCCCGACGCGATCGAGTCCGGGGTGCTGGAGGGCGTCGGCCGGATCATCGGGGTGCACTGCGACCCGAAGGTCGACGTGGGGCGGATCGGGCTGCGGGTCGGGGCGATCACCTCCGCCTGCGACCGGCTGGAGCTGTCCCTGGACGGGCCCGGCGGCCACACCGCCCGCCCGCATCTGACCACCGACCTGGTCACCGCCGCCGCCAAGGTGGCCACCGAGGTCCCCGCGCTGCTGGCCCGCCGGGTCGACGCGCGGGCCGGGCTCGCGGTGACCTGGGGGCGGCTGGAGACCGGGCACGCCTGCAACGTCATCCCGCAGCACGCCGAGCTGTCCGGCACGGTTCGCTGCCTGGATCTGGCGGCCTGGCGGGACGCCCCGGATCTGGTGCACGCCGCGATCGACGAGGTGGCCGGAATGCACCGGGCCAAGACGGTGATCAACTACATCCGGGGCGTCCCGCCCGTCGTCAATGACGCCGCCACGATCGAGCTGCTCACCCACGCCATGTCCGCCCGCCGCGGTTCGTACGCCATCGAGGACACCGAGCAGAGCCTGGGCGGGGAGGACTTCTCCTGGTACCTGGAGCACGTGCCGGGCGCGATGGCCAGGCTCGGGGTGCGTACGCCCGGAGACGCGCGTGGCCTGGACCTGCACCGGGGTAACTTCGACGCGGACGAGGAGGCCATCACCGTTGGTGTGGAGCTGTTCAGCGCCTCTGCGTTGCTCGACGGTAATCATCTGTAACCGGACAGGTCGCCCTTCGTTCGCGACGATCCGATAACGGCTTCCGTACAGGGCTTTATCTGACATCTACGCGCGTTACGATCGCGGCGAAACCAGCGCCGGAAGAGGCGCTTCGGTCAGGTTTGAAGGAGCCTTCCCTTGCGCCGCGTATCCAAGATCACCGCCGCGTGTGCCATTACCGCGGCGCTCGCGCTCACCGGCACTGCCTGTGGCAGTTCGTCGGACGAGACCAGCACCGGTTCCGACAATGGCCAGATGAAGATCGGCATGGCCTACGACGTGGGCGGCCGTGGCGACAACTCGTTCAACGACTCCGCTGCCCGCGGCCTGGACAAGGCCAAGGCCGAGTTCGACGCCAAGACGAAGGAGCTCACCGCCAAGAACGGTGAGTCCAAGGCCGACCGCGAGCAGCGGCTGCAGTCGCTCGCCGAGGGTGGCTACAACCCGGTCATCGCCGTCGGCTTCGCGTACAAGGACGCGGTCGACAAGATCGCTCCCCAGTTCCCGAAGGTCAGCTTCGGTCTGGTCGACTCGGTGGCCGACGCGAAGAACGTCGACTCGATCGTCTTCACCGAGGAGCAGGGCTCCTACCTCGCCGGTGTCGCGGCGGCGCTGAAGTCCAAGGACGGTCAGGTCGGCTTCATCGGCGGCGTGGACCTTCCGCTGATCAAGAAGTTCGCCGCCGGCTTCCAGCAGGGCGTCCTCGACACGAACCCCAAGGCCAAGGTGCAGATCCAGTACCTGTCCACCGGTTCGGACCTGTCCGGCTTCGGCAGCCCCGACAAGGGCAAGGCCGCCGCCAAGGGCATGCTCGACAAGGGCGTCGACGTCGTCTTCGCCGCCGCGGGCGGCTCGGGTGCCGGTTCGATCGAGGCCGTCGCGGGTCAGAAGGGCGCCTGGTCCATCGGCGTCGACTCCGACCAGGCCATGGACCCGGCACTGGCGAAGTACAAGGACACGATCCTGACCTCGGTCGTCAAGAACGTCGACACCGGTGTCTTCGACCTCGTCAAGTCCGTCAAGGACGGCAAGCCGCTGACCGGCACGCAGACGTACTCCCTGGCCAAGGGCGGCGTCAGCCTGACCACCACGGGTGACCACCTCACGGACATCCAGGCCCAGCTGGACGCCGCGAAGAAGAAGATCGTCGACGGCACCATCAAGGTCAAGTCCACGACCTGATCAGGCCTGTCGATCGGGGCCCGGGTGAGCGGCTTCGGCTGCTCACCCGGGCCCCGATTCATGTACCCCCGCGACGGGGGTCACCGGCCCCGGTACGTCACCTGTGAACAGGTGGCCAACGATTCGGCGACGCTACGCGCGTAGCGCCCGCTCGGGCGCGGTACCTTTTTCCGCCCCCGCAATCGGCACCCCACCGCCTCCGCCCTCCGCTCCTGTCAAGGAGAGTGCGCCATCAACGCGTCCAGCAGTCCTCATGCCGTGGAGCTCCGCGGCATCACCAAGCGGTTCCCCGGGGTCGTGGCCAACCACGACATCGACATCACCGTGCGCCGCGGCACCGTCCACGCTCTCGTCGGTGAGAACGGCGCCGGCAAGTCCACTCTGATGAAGATCCTGTACGGCATGCAGAAGCCGGACGAGGGCACCATCGCGGTGGACGGCGAACAGGTCACGTTCTCCAACCCGGGCGATGCCATCGACCGCGGCATCGGCATGGTGCACCAGCACTTCATGCTCGCCGACTACCTCACCGTCCTGGAGAACGTCGTACTCGGCTCCGAGAAGCTGTACGGCATCGGCGACCGGGCCCGCGCGAAGATCAGGGAGATCTCCGACTCCTACGGTCTCGGCGTCCGGCCCGACGTCATGGTCGAGGACCTCGGTGTCGCCGACCGCCAGCGCGTGGAGATCCTCAAGGTCCTCTACCGCGGCGCCCGCACGCTGATCCTCGACGAGCCCACCGCCGTCCTCGTACCGCAGGAGGTCGAGGCACTCTTCGACAACCTGCGCGAGCTCAAGGCCGAGGGCCTGACCGTCATCTTCATCTCGCACAAGCTGGGTGAGGTGCTGTCGGTCGCCGACGAGATCACCGTCATCCGGCGCGGCACGACCGTGGGCACCGCCGACCCGAAGCACACCACGACCAAGCAGCTCGCCGAGCTGATGGTCGGCAGTGAGCTGCCATCGCCGGAGACCCGCGAGTCGACCGTCACCGACACGCCGATGCTGACCGTCGACGGGCTGCGGCTGACCGCCACCGACCCGGACGGGGTGGTGCGTGCCGTGCTCGACGGCATCACCTTCACCATCCACAAGGGCGAGGTGCTCGGCATCGCGGGTGTCGAGGGCAACGGCCAGTCCGAACTGGTCGACGCCATCATGGGCATGCGCTCCCTCGACGCGGGCTCCCTCTCGCTGGACGGCACGGACATCTCCCGCACGCCGACGCGCAAGCGCCGCGAGGACGGGATGGCCGTCATCCCCGAGGACCGGCACCGGCACGGACTGCTGCTGGAGGCCCCGCTCTGGGAGAACCGGATCCTCGGCCACGTCACCGAGCGCCCCAACAGCAAGGGCGCCTTCCTCGACCTCAGGGCGGCCCGCGCCGACACCGAGCGGATCGTGCGCGAGTACGACGTGCGCACCCCCGGCATCGAGGTCACCGCGGCCTCGCTCTCCGGCGGCAACCAGCAGAAGCTGATCGTCGGCCGCGAGATGAGCCACTCGCCCAAGCTCCTGATCGCCGCGCACCCGACCCGGGGCGTGGACGTCGGCGCACAGGCGCAGATCTGGGACCAGATCCGCGAGGCGCGCCGCGACGGACTCGCGGTGCTGCTGATCTCCGCCGACCTGGACGAGCTGATCGGGCTCTCCGACACCCTGCGCGTCATGTACCGCGGCGGACTGGTCGCGGACGCCGACCCCGCGACCGTCACCCCCGAGGAGCTCGGCTCGGCGATGACGGGCGCGGCCGGCGGCCACCTCGAAGCGCCTGAGGGTGACGGCGGATCCGCCGCCCCCACCACGGACGACACCGACCCCCAGGACGGGGGAGAGGACCGATGAAGAAGATCGACAAGGAGCGGCTGCTCCTGGGGATCGCGGCCCCCGTACTCGCGATCGTGGTCGCCTTCCTGGTGACGGCACTCGTGCTCGCCGCCACCGGCAAGGAGCCGTTCAGCGCCTTCGGCATCATGTTCGACTACGGGGTGAAGTCGGACAGCCAGGTCTACATCCTGAACAAGGCGACGACGTACTACCTCGCGGGTCTCGCGGTGGCCGTCGGCTTCCGGATGAACCTCTTCAACATCGGCGTCGACGGCCAGTACCGCCTCGCCGCCTTCTTCGCCGCCGCGGTCGGCGGCGCGCTGACCCTGCCCGGCGCCCTCCAGATCCCGCTGATCATCCTCACCGCGATGATCGTCGGCGCGATGTGGGCCGGCATCGCCGGTGTCCTCAAGGTCACCCGGGGCGTCAGCGAGGTCGTCTCGACGATCATGCTGAACGCCATCGCCACCGCGATCATCGGCTACCTGCTCCAGCAGAACCGCCTCGGTCACCTCGACGAGGCCGGCACCAAGATCTCCACCAAGCCGCTCCCGGAGTCCTCGCACTTCTTCGAGTTCCCGACCACCCCGACGCCCATCTGGGGCTTCATCGTGGTCGCGGTCGTCGCGGGCGTCGCCTACTGGTTCACGCTCTCGCGCACCCGGTTCGGCTTCGACCTGCGCACCGTCGGCCAGTCCGGCACCGCCGCCGAGGCCAGCGGCGTGAACGTCAAGCGGATGGTCGTCACCTCGATGCTCATCTCGGGCGCCGTGGCAGGCCTGATCGGCATGCCCACGCTGCTCAACGACAGCTTCGAGTACAGCGGCGACTTCCCGGTCGGCATCGGCTTCACCGGTATCGCCATCGCCCTCCTCGGCCGCAACCACCCCATCGGCATCGCGCTCGGCGCGCTGCTCTGGGGCTTCCTGGAGCGCGGCACCGGAAAGCTGGAGTTCGAGGGGTACGACAAGGAGATCGTCGGCGTGATCCAGGGCGTCATCGTCCTGTGCGTCGTCATCGCCTACGAAGTCGTCCGCCGCTACGGACTCAAGCGCCAGCAGAGCAAGGTCGGCGCGGAACTCGCCGCACAGGCCGCCCGTAACTCCGACCAGCAGGAGGTGTCGGCGTGACCGTCACGGCGACTTCCACCCCGCCCCCCGCGGCCCCCAAGGTCTCCGGCGGCAAGAGCGGCCGCACCCGCCTCTCCTTCCCCGTCGTCCTCCTGATCATCGCGGGCGTGCTGCTCGCGCTGTCCGCCGTGCGCGCCATCACCGGCGCGCAGGACGTCACCTCGGCCGGACAGATCAGCGCCGCCCTCGCGATGGCCGTGCCGATCGGCCTCGCCGGTCTCGGCGGCCTCTGGGCGGAGCGGGCCGGCGTGGTCAACATCGGCCTCGAAGGCATGATGATCCTGGGCACCTTCTTCGGCGCCTGGGCCGGCTGGCAGACCAACCCCTGGCTCGGCGTGCTCGCCGGTGTCGTCGGCGGCATGCTCGGCGGGCTGCTGCACGCGGTGGCGACCGTCACCTTCGGCGTCGACCACATCATCTCCGGCATCGCCATCAACATCCTGGCGCTCGGCTTCACCACCTACTTCGCCAAGCTCTGGTTCAACACCGGCGAGGCCGCGGCCAAGGGCGGCTCGCCCAAGCAGTCCCCACCGGCCGACGACATCACCTCGGTGACGATCCCGGGCCTCTCCGACTGGCTGCACTCCATCGAGAAACACCACTGGTTCTTCGTCTCCGACCTGGCCGGAGTCCTCGGCGGCCTGGTCACCAACGTGTCGCTGCTGACGATCGTGGCCGCGCTCCTCTTCGTCGTGACGTTCTTCGTCCTGTGGAAGACCGCGTTCGGCCTGCGGCTGCGCTCCTGCGGCGAGAACCCGGTGGCCGCCGAGTCGCTCGGCGTCAACGTCTACACGTACAAGTACATCGCGGTGATCATCTCCGGCGGCATGGCCGGGCTGGGCGGCGCCTTCCTCTCCCTGGTCACCTCGCACATCTACAACGAGGGACAGACCGGCGGGCGCGGATACATCGGTCTCGCCGCGATGATCTTCGGCAACTGGCGGCCCGGCGGACTCGCCATGGGCGCGGGCCTGTTCGGCTTCGCCGACGCGCTCCAGCTGCGCAACGGCGGCGAGTCCGTCCACGCGCTGCTCCTGCTGCTCGTGGTCGTGCTGGCCGGGATCGCGGCCTGGAAGCTCTACCGCAAGAGCTTCGTACAGGGCGTCATCAGCGCGGTCATCGCCGCCGCCGTCCTGGTCTGGTACCTCGCCACGGACACCGTGCCCACCGAGTTCGTGAGCGCGACCCCGTACATCGTCACGCTGCTCGTCCTCTCGCTCTCCGCACAGCGGCTGCGGATGCCGAAGGCGGACGGCATGCGCTACCGCAAGGGACAGGGCAAGTGACGCCCACCGCCGGAGCGGGCGCCACCGCCGTGGCGGGGGCCGACTGGGACGCCCTGCGGGCCGCCGCCCGGGACGCCATGTCCCGGGCGTACGCGCCCTACTCGGGCTACCCGGTCGGCGTCGCCGCACGCGTCGACGACGGCCGCACGATCGTCGGCTGCAACGTCGAGAACGCCTCGTACGGCATCGGGCTGTGCGCCGAGTGCGGACTGGTCTCCCAGCTGCACGCCACCGGTGGCGGCCGGCTGACCCACTTCACCTGCGTGGACGGGGCGGGCGAGATCCTGGTGCCGTGCGGCAGGTGCAGACAGCTGCTGTACGAGTTCGGCGGGCCGGAGCTCGTCCTGGAGACCCCGGACGGATTCCGTACCCTCGACGAGATGCTCCCGCAGGCGTTCGGACCGTCGCACCTCGGTTAGCGACGCGGCGACGCGCTGCCCCACCGCCGGACGGGCGGACATCCTGCCCGTCCGGCGGTTCTCTTATCCTCTATGCGCGTAGAGTCAACGGGACTCATGCGTACGTACCGGCCGGAAGGACTCCAGGACATGGACGCCATCTCCGTCATCCGCACCAAGCGGGACCGAGGCGAGCTGACCCCCGAGCAGATCGACTGGGTCATCGACGCGTACACCCGCGGTGAGGTCGCCGACGAGCAGATGTCCGCGCTGGCCATGGCGATCCTCCTGAACGGCATGAACCGTACGGAGATCGCCCGCTGGACCGCCGCCATGATCGCCTCCGGCGAGCGGATGAACTTCTCCGCGCTCTCCCGCCCCACCACCGACAAGCACTCCACCGGCGGCGTCGGCGACAAGATCACCCTGCCGCTCGCCCCGTTGGTCGCCGCCTGCGGCGCCGCCGTGCCGCAGCTCAGCGGACGCGGCCTCGGCCACACCGGCGGCACCCTCGACAAGCTGGAGTCCATTCCCGGCTGGCGCGCCCACATCACCAATGCCGAGATGCTCGACGTCCTCGACACCACCGGCGCGGTCATCTGCGCGGCGGGCGACGGACTCGCCCCCGCCGACAAGAAGCTGTACGCGCTCCGCGATGTCACCGGCACCGTCGAGGCCATCCCGCTGATCGCCAGCTCGATCATGTCCAAGAAGATCGCCGAGGGCACCGGCGCACTCGTCCTGGACGTCAAGGTCGGCTCCGGCGCCTTCATGAAGACCATCGAGGACGCCCGCGAACTGGCCTCCACCATGGTCGCCCTGGGCACCGACAGCGGAGTGCGCACGGTCGCGCTGCTCACCGACATGTCCACCCCGCTCGGCCTGACCGCGGGCAACGCCCTGGAGGTCCGCGAGTCGGTCGAGGTGCTGGCCGGCGGCGGTCCGAAGGACGTCATCGACCTCACCCTGGCCCTCGCCCGCGAAATGCTGGACGCGGCCGGACTCAAGGACGCCGACCCGGAGAAGGCCCTCGCGGACGGCTCCGCGATGGACGTCTGGCGCCGGATGATCTCCGCCCAGGGCGGCGACCCGGACGCCACGCTCCCGGTCGCCCGCGAACAGCACGTCGTGACGGCCCCGTCGTCCGGCGTACTGACCCGCCTGGACGCGTACGGCGTCGGTGTCGCCGCCTGGCGCCTCGGCGCGGGCCGCGCCCGCAAGGAGGACCCGGTGCAGGCGGGCGCGGGCGTCGAGCTGCACGCCAAGCCCGGCGACACGGTGACCGCCGGACAGCCGCTGCTGACGCTGCACACGGACACCCCGGAGAAGTTCGAGTACGCGCTGGGGGCGCTGCCCGACGCGTACGACATCGCCCCGTCCGGCACGCTGTTCACCGCCACCCCGGTGGTACGCGAGCGCATCGCGTAACCGCGGAGCCGACGCGAACGGCCCGCCGGGACGGTGAGACACCGTCCCGGCGGGCCGCTTTCACGCGGTCAGGCTGTGTACCGCTGATCGGCTACTTGCCGAAGTAGGCGTTGTAGATCGCCACCGAGGACGTGTTGCCCTTCTTGTCGGTGACCGTGGCCTTGAAGGACACCGACTTCTTCTTGGCCGGGTTCTTCATGGCGATCCTGCCCTTCTTGACCGCCGTCTTCTTCCAGGTCTTCCCGCCGTCGTAACTGACCGACACCGTGAGCGACTTGAGGTTCTTCCCGGCTGCCGCACCCTGCACCGTCACCGGCACGGACACGGCCTTGCCCGCCTTGGCCGTGCTGTCCGACGCCACCTCGGGAGTGAAGCGGACCATGGAGACCGGCAGCTGGGCGTAGTCCGAGATCGTCCGGCCGGAGCGGAAGGTCCAGCTCGCGTCGATCCGGGTGGAGACCGAGGCGACGTCGGCACCGCGCCGCACCGACGTGGTCAGCCGGTAGTCGGCGGCGGCGGACGGCACGACGAAGGGCGTCTCGCCCGACAGCGGGTCGGTGTTCCTGGCGAACTCCTTGCCGTTGCGGTAGAGCACGGTCTTCACCGAGCTGTACACGGAGTCGCCGGCGTTCCGGTGGCCGTCGGCGACCAGCGGCAGCGCCCCCGTGAGCTCGTTGCCGTTGCGGAAGACCCCGAACCTGGCGTTGACGTACGGCCCGAACACGGCGGTGTTCACGGTCTTCACGTACGTCCCGCCCGCCTTGAGGGCCTGTGGGGCACCGAGGGAGTACCAGGCGTCGGTCTGCGGGAAGCCTTCGTCGTCGAGCGCGCCGTTCTGGCTGAAGTCGAAGCTCCACTTCACCTTGTCCGCGGTGGAGACGTAGGCCGTGGTGGTCGACGGGAGCTTCTGGGTGGTCAGGGCCGCCCAGCCGCTGAACGAGTCGGGCAGCTCGCCCCACGCGCCGATGTCACCGGTCTTGCCCTTGACGGACGAACCGGCGCGGATCGTGACCTTGGCGAGCTGGCCGCTGCTGAACGCGCGGCGGTAGCCGGTCGCCGCCTGGCTCACCGGGCCGCCGACCGTGATGTCGTACCGGGTCGCCGCGCCCTTGGTCCAACTGCCGGTCCAGTGCTGCGAGAGCTGGATGCCGGTCGTCTTCGGGCCGAGGTGCGCGGTGCGCAGCGGCTTGAACGAGTCGAGCAGCAAGCCGTAGGAGTAGACGCCGTCCTCGGTCTCGAACTGGAGGTCGGGCAAGGCGAGCACTGACTTCGCACCGGTCGCCGGAACGGTGATGTCAACCGGCTTGGCCAGGCGCGCGTCGAAGGTCACCGTGGTGTTCTTGGTGACCTTCAGATGGGGCTGGGTGATCCAGTCGACGCCCTTGTTGTCGTTGTTCGGGGCGACGTACACGGCCGAGTTCAGCACGTACCCGCCCTTGGGGACGCGGAGCTTGGCCGTGCCGTTGACCACCTCGGGGGACTCCCGCACATCGGTCCCGCCGCCGGTGATGCCGTAGACGTCCCCGGTGGTGTACCGGGCCGGCTTGCCGTCACGCCCGATGGTCTTGAGCGTGAGGTCGTACGACTCGCGCTCGCGATTGACCGCGGCGGCGGTGCGGACGGTCTGACCGCCGCCCGTCGCGACGACGTACGCGGAGTAGTTGCCGTCGGCCGTGCCGCCGAGCCTGGTGTTCACGGTCAGCGGCACCTCGGCGGTGCCGCCCGCCGGTACGGTCACCCGGTCGGCGCCGAGGGTGAAGAACCCGGCCGGGGCCGGCTTACCCGCCGGGCCGGTGGCCTGGACGGCGAGCGAGAGCGTGACATCGGTCGTACCGAGGTTGCGGTACGACACCTTCCTGGCGACCGGCACGTCATCGGTGTGCGGCCACTGCTGGACGCCGTAGCTCAGCGACACCGGGTCGGCGACGACGGACTGAGTGATCGCCCGGTCGACGGCGATCCGGCCCGAGCCCTGCTCGAAGGGGGTGTACTTCCCCGGCTTCGTGGAGGCCGTGAGCGCACCCTTGAGTTCGGTGTACTTCCACTGCGGGTGCTGCTGCTTGAGCAGCGCCGCGGCGCCCGCGACGTGCGGCGTCGCCATCGACGTACCGGAGATCGTCAGATAGCCCGGCGGGTTCTGGCCGACCTCCCTGTCGATGACGGAGCCGGGGGAGGCGGCCGCCGTGATGTCCACGCCGGGAGCGGTGACATCGGGCTTGATCGCGTTGTCACCGACCCGGGGACCCCGGCTGGAGAAGTCCGCCAGCACGTTCTTGCCGTCGACGGCCCCGACGGTCAGCGCGGCGTCCGCGCTGCCGGGGGAGCCGACCGTGCCCGCCATGTCGCCCTCGTTGCCCGACGCGATGGCGAAGAGTACGCCGCTGTCGGCGGAGAGTTTGTTGACCGCGGCCTCCAGGGGATCGATCCCCGGGGTGTCCGAGCCGCCGAGGCTCAGGTTGATGACATCGGCGCCCTGCGCGACCGCCCACTCCATACCGGCCAGGATTCCGGAGTCGTCGCCGAAACCGTCGTCGTCGAGGACCTTGCCCTCGAGGAGCTTGGCGCCCGGGGCCACGCCCTTGAACCTGCCGCCCGACTTCGCGCCCGTACCGGCCGCGATCGAGGAGACGTGGGTGCCGTGGCCGAAGTGGTCCTTCAGGTCGGGTGTGCCGGAGAAGTTCTTCGACGCGAGGATCTGGCCCTTGAGGTCCGGGTGGGTGGCGTCCGCACCGGTGTCCAGGACGGCGATCCGGACGCCCTTGCCGGTGTAGCCCGCCTTCCAGGCGGTCGGCGCGCCGATCTGCGGGACGCTCTTGTCGAGGCTCGCCCGGCGTACGCCGTCCAGCCACACTCTGTCGATGCCGGCGGCGGTGGTCCGCTGGGCGCTGCCCGACGGCTTGCTGGTGAGCGCCTGCCAGATGGAGCGGGCGTCCTCCCGCGGGGTGGCCACGGACTGGGCGTTGAGCGACTTCAGCACGGGCCCGACCCTGGTGGCGCCCGCGTCGCGGACCTCCGCCCTC
It contains:
- a CDS encoding thymidine phosphorylase, encoding MDAISVIRTKRDRGELTPEQIDWVIDAYTRGEVADEQMSALAMAILLNGMNRTEIARWTAAMIASGERMNFSALSRPTTDKHSTGGVGDKITLPLAPLVAACGAAVPQLSGRGLGHTGGTLDKLESIPGWRAHITNAEMLDVLDTTGAVICAAGDGLAPADKKLYALRDVTGTVEAIPLIASSIMSKKIAEGTGALVLDVKVGSGAFMKTIEDARELASTMVALGTDSGVRTVALLTDMSTPLGLTAGNALEVRESVEVLAGGGPKDVIDLTLALAREMLDAAGLKDADPEKALADGSAMDVWRRMISAQGGDPDATLPVAREQHVVTAPSSGVLTRLDAYGVGVAAWRLGAGRARKEDPVQAGAGVELHAKPGDTVTAGQPLLTLHTDTPEKFEYALGALPDAYDIAPSGTLFTATPVVRERIA
- a CDS encoding amidohydrolase, coding for MNHLTSRVCEAPPLTEEALPGTLPEALRAELIAFRRDLHMHPELGNQEFRTTAAIKARLELAGLEPRVLASGTGLMCDVGTRDGATRPMLALRADIDALPIPDTKAGVPYRSTVPDRAHACGHDIHTAIVLGAGLVLAGLDRQGLLPNPVRLIFQPAEEVLPGGAPDAIESGVLEGVGRIIGVHCDPKVDVGRIGLRVGAITSACDRLELSLDGPGGHTARPHLTTDLVTAAAKVATEVPALLARRVDARAGLAVTWGRLETGHACNVIPQHAELSGTVRCLDLAAWRDAPDLVHAAIDEVAGMHRAKTVINYIRGVPPVVNDAATIELLTHAMSARRGSYAIEDTEQSLGGEDFSWYLEHVPGAMARLGVRTPGDARGLDLHRGNFDADEEAITVGVELFSASALLDGNHL
- a CDS encoding S8 family peptidase, with the protein product MALAAGLTTPAMAGGNGPSRSADGTSGARHQLTLITGDRVTVDAKGRVVGFRPAAGREHIPVQRQIRNGHTLLVPADAHRLIGSGRLDRRLFDVTELNRAENRRAQKSGLKLIVSYRGAEAAAARAEVRDAGATRVGPVLKSLNAQSVATPREDARSIWQALTSKPSGSAQRTTAAGIDRVWLDGVRRASLDKSVPQIGAPTAWKAGYTGKGVRIAVLDTGADATHPDLKGQILASKNFSGTPDLKDHFGHGTHVSSIAAGTGAKSGGRFKGVAPGAKLLEGKVLDDDGFGDDSGILAGMEWAVAQGADVINLSLGGSDTPGIDPLEAAVNKLSADSGVLFAIASGNEGDMAGTVGSPGSADAALTVGAVDGKNVLADFSSRGPRVGDNAIKPDVTAPGVDITAAASPGSVIDREVGQNPPGYLTISGTSMATPHVAGAAALLKQQHPQWKYTELKGALTASTKPGKYTPFEQGSGRIAVDRAITQSVVADPVSLSYGVQQWPHTDDVPVARKVSYRNLGTTDVTLSLAVQATGPAGKPAPAGFFTLGADRVTVPAGGTAEVPLTVNTRLGGTADGNYSAYVVATGGGQTVRTAAAVNRERESYDLTLKTIGRDGKPARYTTGDVYGITGGGTDVRESPEVVNGTAKLRVPKGGYVLNSAVYVAPNNDNKGVDWITQPHLKVTKNTTVTFDARLAKPVDITVPATGAKSVLALPDLQFETEDGVYSYGLLLDSFKPLRTAHLGPKTTGIQLSQHWTGSWTKGAATRYDITVGGPVSQAATGYRRAFSSGQLAKVTIRAGSSVKGKTGDIGAWGELPDSFSGWAALTTQKLPSTTTAYVSTADKVKWSFDFSQNGALDDEGFPQTDAWYSLGAPQALKAGGTYVKTVNTAVFGPYVNARFGVFRNGNELTGALPLVADGHRNAGDSVYSSVKTVLYRNGKEFARNTDPLSGETPFVVPSAAADYRLTTSVRRGADVASVSTRIDASWTFRSGRTISDYAQLPVSMVRFTPEVASDSTAKAGKAVSVPVTVQGAAAGKNLKSLTVSVSYDGGKTWKKTAVKKGRIAMKNPAKKKSVSFKATVTDKKGNTSSVAIYNAYFGK
- a CDS encoding ABC transporter permease, which codes for MTVTATSTPPPAAPKVSGGKSGRTRLSFPVVLLIIAGVLLALSAVRAITGAQDVTSAGQISAALAMAVPIGLAGLGGLWAERAGVVNIGLEGMMILGTFFGAWAGWQTNPWLGVLAGVVGGMLGGLLHAVATVTFGVDHIISGIAINILALGFTTYFAKLWFNTGEAAAKGGSPKQSPPADDITSVTIPGLSDWLHSIEKHHWFFVSDLAGVLGGLVTNVSLLTIVAALLFVVTFFVLWKTAFGLRLRSCGENPVAAESLGVNVYTYKYIAVIISGGMAGLGGAFLSLVTSHIYNEGQTGGRGYIGLAAMIFGNWRPGGLAMGAGLFGFADALQLRNGGESVHALLLLLVVVLAGIAAWKLYRKSFVQGVISAVIAAAVLVWYLATDTVPTEFVSATPYIVTLLVLSLSAQRLRMPKADGMRYRKGQGK
- a CDS encoding cytidine deaminase translates to MTPTAGAGATAVAGADWDALRAAARDAMSRAYAPYSGYPVGVAARVDDGRTIVGCNVENASYGIGLCAECGLVSQLHATGGGRLTHFTCVDGAGEILVPCGRCRQLLYEFGGPELVLETPDGFRTLDEMLPQAFGPSHLG
- a CDS encoding BMP family lipoprotein, giving the protein MRRVSKITAACAITAALALTGTACGSSSDETSTGSDNGQMKIGMAYDVGGRGDNSFNDSAARGLDKAKAEFDAKTKELTAKNGESKADREQRLQSLAEGGYNPVIAVGFAYKDAVDKIAPQFPKVSFGLVDSVADAKNVDSIVFTEEQGSYLAGVAAALKSKDGQVGFIGGVDLPLIKKFAAGFQQGVLDTNPKAKVQIQYLSTGSDLSGFGSPDKGKAAAKGMLDKGVDVVFAAAGGSGAGSIEAVAGQKGAWSIGVDSDQAMDPALAKYKDTILTSVVKNVDTGVFDLVKSVKDGKPLTGTQTYSLAKGGVSLTTTGDHLTDIQAQLDAAKKKIVDGTIKVKSTT
- a CDS encoding ABC transporter ATP-binding protein, with the protein product MELRGITKRFPGVVANHDIDITVRRGTVHALVGENGAGKSTLMKILYGMQKPDEGTIAVDGEQVTFSNPGDAIDRGIGMVHQHFMLADYLTVLENVVLGSEKLYGIGDRARAKIREISDSYGLGVRPDVMVEDLGVADRQRVEILKVLYRGARTLILDEPTAVLVPQEVEALFDNLRELKAEGLTVIFISHKLGEVLSVADEITVIRRGTTVGTADPKHTTTKQLAELMVGSELPSPETRESTVTDTPMLTVDGLRLTATDPDGVVRAVLDGITFTIHKGEVLGIAGVEGNGQSELVDAIMGMRSLDAGSLSLDGTDISRTPTRKRREDGMAVIPEDRHRHGLLLEAPLWENRILGHVTERPNSKGAFLDLRAARADTERIVREYDVRTPGIEVTAASLSGGNQQKLIVGREMSHSPKLLIAAHPTRGVDVGAQAQIWDQIREARRDGLAVLLISADLDELIGLSDTLRVMYRGGLVADADPATVTPEELGSAMTGAAGGHLEAPEGDGGSAAPTTDDTDPQDGGEDR
- a CDS encoding ABC transporter permease, whose product is MKKIDKERLLLGIAAPVLAIVVAFLVTALVLAATGKEPFSAFGIMFDYGVKSDSQVYILNKATTYYLAGLAVAVGFRMNLFNIGVDGQYRLAAFFAAAVGGALTLPGALQIPLIILTAMIVGAMWAGIAGVLKVTRGVSEVVSTIMLNAIATAIIGYLLQQNRLGHLDEAGTKISTKPLPESSHFFEFPTTPTPIWGFIVVAVVAGVAYWFTLSRTRFGFDLRTVGQSGTAAEASGVNVKRMVVTSMLISGAVAGLIGMPTLLNDSFEYSGDFPVGIGFTGIAIALLGRNHPIGIALGALLWGFLERGTGKLEFEGYDKEIVGVIQGVIVLCVVIAYEVVRRYGLKRQQSKVGAELAAQAARNSDQQEVSA